Part of the Mytilus galloprovincialis chromosome 14, xbMytGall1.hap1.1, whole genome shotgun sequence genome is shown below.
CTGCATATGATTTTTTCAAGAAGGAAAAACTATTACTGTTACATGAGGGAAGAGTTAGTGTCAAATATGTGTTTTCCATAGCATGGAGATTTGCACTAAACTGCACTAAATTGGTTGAATATTAGTTAAATCTATTCAAAATAACGCTCCTGTTGACTACATCATTGTATCAAAATGTGATTGCATTGTGatagacaaataaaacaaataacaataattcAGCATCATGTTCGTTTGGTTTAATCAGAAGACACAGAGAAATAAAACTTCACAAATGAGTATTGGCGCAAGATATTCCAAGGACTCAAAAAAGGTTCAAAAAAATTATGAAGAAGTTTAAAATATTCGATATTACAATCACTATGCAGTCGTTGTTTTAGAAAGATCCATTTATACCCATATACAAGTTTTTAACTATCTTTTCAATGGGTGTGCACAGGTATAAGTTTGAAAGTCTCatggagaggcgcacagttcgttgcCATAGGAATGCTGACAGTTTATTGGAAAGACACTACCTCCAAATTTTACaaatgattgtcaataagaaatTCCAACATACTGATCACGTGTTCCTTTAAGTagcatgttttacccttttgttcatTTTCATCAAAACATGCCATATGGTATTCCaaagtaaaaaaattataacgtatgctaccatttttatgttgaaaagcattgtgggCTATTATTTATTACGACTTTTCAATTTCACattgggaatggtggtatacagggtacaGAGAAAGAGTATCAAGGAGTTCATGAGAATATTAATACCattacgcgagtaaacagtttcacattaattctgaagaccctctttcactacGAACATGTTTTTGGTTAAACTGATGGACTATTCCTTCGTAAAACATGCAGATGGCAATGTACGTAATAATGTGTAAAGCTTAGGTattacaaacaaggtaagtcctctgATTTTCTATTCAATGTTCATTGCAGACATTATTTATAAGAACTTGGAAAAATGGGATCTCATTAGCAAATTAACATGGCTCCGTAAATTCACTAATTTATCGTGTGCTCCACGATTATGTGCTGATTGTTTATAAATATCACGATCTGATATACTTCTGCGAAACTCTTTATTTTAATAGCCTACGATTAACGATTTTATAATGAAACATCATTTGTCGTTAATGCGTTATAATTTGTTGACTAAATGTAAATAGGCGTGCACATATAGACTTCATTTATGGACTTCAAAAGTGCTTGCATGCATTGAATCAAACTGTGATACCTGGCTCAGtattaaaacaaattaacatCTGTTTGACCATACCATTAAGCCagttattttgatattattcaTAGATTGCTTCAGCTGGCaccttaacaaaaatatatactagttccgtgataatggacgtcatgacgtcatactaaactaaaaaaaaaaatccacaagaAAGTAAGATTTAAAATCAATCAAGATTCATATAGGCCAtgggctcatgacttgggacaggcgcaacaatgctTAGCATATACTAAACTAGTATTAAGAAATTTACAAAcacaaaaattgatataaataaacagtttcaAATCGACATTTGGCTTGGACAGTGATAAAACTGAACTGAATGaggattaaataaaaataaacgtcTCGGACCGCAATTCTGGAATAATATAAATTGTGCAAtggattttatttaaaaaatctctCAAATCGAATAAGAAATGTTTCAAATGAAAGGTGTTTTCTATAAATGAATATCAAGTTTATCTTTATGCAAAATAAACACACAAATGAAGTGTTTTATTATTGTCTTGCAATTGAAGGAAATCAGTGAACATGGTGTTAACTACAACTTCTGATGTAAAaaggtttttaaaataataatggtaaacattttaaacataatGATTGTCTCGTTTTATTATTAATGATGtattctttggttacatcttctgacatcagactcggacttctcttgaactgaattttaatgttcgtattgttatgcgtttacttttctgcattggctagaggtataggaggagggttgagatctcataaacatgtttaaccccgcctcatttttgcgcctgtcccaaggcaggagcctctggtctttgttagtcttgtattatttttgagtttagtttcttgtgtgcaatttggagtttagtattttgttcattatcactgaacaagtatatatatttgtttaggggccagctgaaggacgcctccgggtgcgggaatttcttgctgcatttaagacctgttggtgaccttctgctgtgtTTTACTTTATGGTCgggtcgttgtctctttgacacattccccatttccattctcaattttacatttgcATATCAAAATATTGTCGTGATAGTGTGAtactaaataataataataaacattttagTGTATCAGTGAGTTTTGTCTTATCCACTacataatgattaaaaaaatttaacgGAAATTGAACGTACGATTATCTTACGGCATGTTTGAAATATAAGTTTAacatttatgttttcattttaaagcCTTTTCAGATTCAGACGTGTGTTCTTTGAGTGCTTTAAACTCCTTAACTtattatgaaaaagaagatgtgatatgattgccaataagacaactctctacaagagactaCATggcacataaattaacaactataggtcaccgtcaggcattcaaaaatgagcaaagtcaataccgcatTGTCATATATAAAAGGATccggaatgacaaatgtaaaacaattcaaacgagaaaactaactgcctaatttatgttaaaaaatatgtaacaaatcaacaaacgacaaccactgaactacatgctccttacctgggacaggcacattcatacagaatgtggcagtgttaaacatgtaagcgggatcccaaccctcctgggacagtggtgttacagaacaacataagaacgaactataaaatcagttgaaaagggcttaaggATGTTCTTAGGTAATGGTTTgtggaattaaaaaaatcaagaatttaaaattgatgctATAAGTTAGAAGAGCATAAGTTGAGGAACAAAACAAGTTTAAAGTATTGAtagtcatggagctccttttcgagatatttgattctgaaattttggcgggaaaaagTTGACTCGTTCTTTtatcttatatttgcattggtatttttTGGGtctcgaatgaaaaaaaaaaatccaaaatctgCTACAATTTTGACAAATTACCTTTTATGGcctattaagtcttatataaaaagatgaatgggtgttacaaaatatttacattgtattgtatgaaaaaaaatcagaataaatttgacacaaattcccaAACCTCACCTAACTTGTATATGCATCCGTACAACACATGCAACAAACCCTGAAACAATTCTAGATGATTGTACATtgactttttgtttgtttcttttagaAATCAAATATCTGCATCCATACAACGCAGGCAAAAAAAACCAACctgaaacaataataaaaaaatgtccaatgTTTGTTTTAGCTTCTTTTAGGTACACAACATTTGCAACGATACAACACAAGCAATATACCGTGAAACAATATAAATTGTAAGATCATTTCATATGCTGTTCCTTTACGCGCTCATACATACCGCTCACGtttttcattaaatctgcatagTACTTCTTGAGTAGATTATCATAACGCTATGATAGATGTATATACACCTATATAATCTACAACGTTTCACAAACTgttacaaaacataatttataaaCTGAGATAATTATAATTGTATCTATGACAAACACATTCACTATAATTTAGATAAAGACTATTAAAATCAGACATCGATAATTTGTTACTCTGATAACAACAAAGCAACTACATTAAAACATCAATAGATATTTACATATCTTTAACAGTTGCATATCAAAGacatataataaatgaaaaaaatacataatgaGTTGCTGGGTTgttaatttaaagataaaaattaacTGAAGTTCGATTTAATTGGTTAATTATTTTAGTTTTCTGCCAACCATTGTGTTCTCTGTACTGTTTCTGACAATCAGATGTTGATATAAAAAACTACCCCACACGCGAGCCAGACAAAACCACCAGGCATTCAAGTTAAACAATCTTTAGTTTTTCTGTGTTATGTATAGTAGACTGGGTTAAGTTTTGTTGCTTTATTTCCTTTTTGTGTATGTTATTGTCTGTGGTTGTTTTTCTTCGACATTGTTCATCAAAACTGCTCTTTTACAAATCAACGTTTTTAATTAACAAAACCATGCATAATCTTTACTTTAAAAAACACAAGATATAAAATCCACAAGTAACTTATGTACTGCATATCAACCGATACGAAGGCTATGCATACTTTACTTTCTTAGTATACATAGAAAGATTTTTTATAGTTGTTTAGATACAAAATGAATATACATATAACCTACTCTCTTCCAGTTTTATTTATAACAGCCCTGTATGGTTGATAAATCGCTGCTTGAAACTTGCGTGTTTTCTATTTCATCTGCCAGTTCCGTATGGACAGAGTCTTCTCGTAGAGATTTGAGAAATTCAAAAAATCCCTTTTCACTTCCATGCAATAGAATGTCCATTAGTTTTCTGTTCTTTTGTATTTGTGCTGGACAGGCATTTATCATTTGACTATCAGCTATTGTCAATATATCACATGATATTAAATGATCTACTATTTTTTCATGATTGATACAGTCAATGATACTTGAATAATTCTTCTGTAGACGAACTCTATAAACCGGAACAGTCCACCGTGACAATCCTGCAATAAATTGTTTAGAAGTTTTCATTAtcactttatatacatgtataataaaaattgacaattaattTTTACGGGAAGTCATGATCATTGATCTGACCGCAGAAGTAGTAAATCATTTTGGAAAATCCGAGTAAAATTTTTTGAGGGAAAACTTAGCATAAAAGTAAAACCAAAATAATCCGAAAATGTAGAAACAAATTCTGTatgttttttagattttttttcagtgAATGATGGTGTATAAAAACACGGGCCATCCAGGTTTACATTGCAATTATATCAACGACATAAAAACAAATCCAAACCGAGAATACAAATCCCTATAATAAGCAACGGTGTCATAGGTTTGTAGGGTCAGCTTGTATGAGAATACCCTTTCACAATTTAAATTTTTAGGATTTTTGCATTGTTTAATTTCCTTTGTAGTGCCTTGaacactgttgtttttttctttttgcgcCATTGATTATTCAGTCTACCATCATCTTCTGAAATGATTGTCCCTTTAATACTTTCCGcctttaaacaaacttttttaacttcaaaaagaggggcgacagatacgagagggacagtcaaactgatagatcgaaaataaactgacaacgccattgcttaaaatgaaaaagacaaccaGACAAATGATTGTACAAATGTATCCAGACTATCAATGTcatacattacaaaaatacagctAATACCTTTCATTTGAGGTTTTTCTATTGCTTCATTGGAGCCTTTTTCCTCTGAATCGCTTTTCAATTCATTTGCTAAATCTGTGTATCCACTTTTCCATAGGGCATCAACGAACACAGTATAAGTCAGTTCTCCCCTTTTATTCACTACTTCAAGCAATGCTTTATTCTGATCATCTTGTCTAACATGATGTTCAATGCTGCGTCTATCATCGGATGATATCACCAATCGTGACATCATATAATCTAAAGTCTGGCTGATATCTATATCTTGTATGATTCTCTCTGTATTTGGGatatacaaattaaatataatgAAACTATTATACTATTATTTTAAGTGAACGCCTATCTTTTTGcattattcaatttatttaattgttctctgtattctgtcatgtttgtcatatatgtatataccttaTATTATGCTAAAGCAGGGTTGTTGCTAATGCAATAAAGGTTCATTCATCTTTGTCTGATTGCATTATTTCAATAACCACTTCGTTAAATAGCAAATTATGTTTTGGTAAATTTTGATAATTGTTCAAGTGGTTATGATTAAATACGTCAgcaaaatatacatgttttttctgttttgcaTAAAGCAGACTTCTAACTGATAAATAAATTAAGACCATtaattcaaaattgtattttgcttgacaaaaatatatatacaccTCAATTTACCCAATACTCTTTGCTCTTTTCCTTGTTTGACATACCAGTTAGTAGGGGATATAGAATTTTTAGCCAGATATGACAACTGCGTTTAGTTGATAAGTCTTCTTATCTAGTCGAGTTTGAGGTGGGGACTGTTGGTGGGATTTATAGCATGTTAGGTTGCCCAAGCATTACTTTCTGTGTATGATTAGCTTGTGGCTTGATTTTATTTGTTTGCCATTATTTTGAGTTTGCTCtctttttatttgttggttttgAAACGACAATTCATTTTAAGTTCTTTTTTAATATGAATACGTTAATGAACTAAATTTGAGTAGGAATAAAAGAAACATGAGAAAGAACTCACTTGAGCACGTTATATAAAGATAAATCAAGTAACCTTTTAAATGATTACATTATCAGGTATTCTGTCATATGGACGAATTTGCCTTATTACGGTGATTTTAGAAACTACACTCAAGTTCAAATCCTTTAAGTGACATTGGATTTTGTCAGGAAGTTTATTAGAAATAAAGGGAGTaaaattaatcttaaatttaattCTTCACGTTATATATTGTCAAAACTTAAGTTTGATGTCAGAAAAACGGGTAACTATGTCAAAATGAACACACCTTTAACTTGTTCTTCTAGTTCAATTCCTATATGTTCCGCTAATCCTACTTCTATTTTTTCCTCTAAACCTACTTCTACTTTTTCCTCTAATCCTACTTCCACCTTCTCCTCTAATCCTACTTCCACTATTTCTTCTaatccttcttcatatgttatgtATGATAAAACACTAGATAAATCAAGGCGATGGAGAGCTTTTACTAAAACTTCATATGTAGATTCTGAAAGTTTTCTCCATTTGTTTAGAACCTCCTCAGTTTGTCCACGTAGATTTGTTATATGGTTCATTGCAATGTGTTGCATCTCAACAACTGATAGCCCAAGTTCTATTCCAAGCTGGAATGTTTGAATTCCAATATGGTCAGGCAGTAGTTTTGTAATCGAACTTGATGGTCTAATACGTAACTTCTCCTTCGGTTGgtctaaaatgtatatacatatacacaaaaTTATCAATTACTTTTATATGCAACGTTAATTAGTAATATTGTCATAAAATCGCTTAGAAACCATAATAATCTCCATGTGACTATGACCCAAAAATcaatacatatcttttttttaaaacaaggacGAATGCATAAGCATGTGCGCCACATTTTGATAACCCttgttgaaaaaagaaataatctcggaatgatttttgaaatatattgacaCTAATAGTATTATGCCCAAAACATGATAGTTTAACAGTGTCCCAAAGCTAATTATTTAATTGAAACTATTGATCCATACTATTTACAATCATTATCATTTagcaataaatgtttattttaaacgGAACATGAACAcataaatgcaattaaaaaatagaaaaaaacaatatgcTGTCTGCAGatataacaaattttattatCAAACATATGTACACCCCCCTCCCAccccaaaaaaagaagaaaaaacaacaacaaaacaacaacaacaaaaaaaaactcaaaacaaGATAATTAGGATAACTTAAACAtgtaaaagaataaagaaaaaggtTTAACAGCAAATTATCTTAGTGACGGTTTCTGTAGTTATGTAACACTGTTCAGAGGCGGCAACGTATGTAAACATATGCCTTTTTCAATAAGCgtgaggaataaaaaaaaacatatgatacaAGGTTGATAGTGTTTACTTTATCTATTTCTAGGTTAATACAATCACTGGGGGACTGTTGATAAATATATTAGCCAATGGACTGTGAGAACACAATGATTTCATCAGATCAGTAAATTTATGTAGTCAGTTCTTTGATACTGACACTATTCAATGAGAGCTTCTCTTTATCCCTCTGTCAGCTAATGAGAGAATAACGTTCATTAAGCTAACTTGGTGTTTTTGAAAATCGTTTTATGTCTTTTTTGGTCAATATCTTCTTTGTACCGATACATACATGGCATTCACAAAAAAGTTATAAGCTTTCCTAATTTCGGTAAATACAGGTACGATATTCAGGAGCACCCAGCTTAGAAAGAATTATTTTCACTTTGTAGAAATTGATCGATACCTCTTCCTGAGGAGTGTTAGTTTGTAAAGGCTTTATTAGTTACGTGGTCAATAGTACTGTCATGATTTACAAcagatttttcttaaattttcctATGTAAAAAATTAGAATTTACAAATGAAGTACATGTAGTAAACCAAGGTTCCATCTCCCTCAGACGTACCAATGGTTTGGTGAAACGGTTCTACCTATAAGGTTTTAAGATTGACCTTTCCATATAGAGGTTAATCTagaaatgtgttttataaatggaatttcattttaaaatatttgaaagtttcTCTTACCAAACTCTTTTTGAACTTCTCTTGAAACCTGAAATACGACATGCATATCAGTCATTAAATACATAACTTTTGATTAAAACAGTTGGGTTTTCCTGTAGTATACCATATATATAGGTTATACACTTATTATTTTAAGCCCATACCTTCGCATCCTCATGTCTTCCTGTTTTATGAAATAAAGAAGCACTCACTGAATATTGGACTTTACTGTTCATAGATTTCATGTAAGacctatttttatttttcaaacatttttcgAGAGAATACACTCtttaaaataggaaaaaaaaaaaaaaaaacactcatcCATAATACCAAACAAATAATTTGGAACACAAGCCTTGCATTTCATCTAAATGCTACTTATCAATGCCACTCGAAACAAAAGATTTGGAAatctaaatcagttaaaatttacAATAGTTTcaattaataacattttttttaatatgattttttgaATCTAAATTGCAGATGTTTGTTTTAGCTCTGAAAGATTTTGTCTTTCTATTCCATTGTAATATTTTCAAGCAaggtgaaaatgaaaaataataagttAAATCTGTGAAAATGACACGTTTTGAAGTATTTTTCCATCTTAAAGTTGATTTGTTtcactctgttttgtttttttctgctccgtaaaaattttgactttctatttCATTGTAATATTTTCAAGCAATGTGAAATAGATAATTATAAGGTAAGTttgtgaaaatgatattttggCACGTAATTCCGTATTTCTCCTTCTTAaagttgatgtatttccctcagttttattttttcTACTCCGAAAATATTTGGTCTTTTTActttattgtaaattttcaatCAATGTGAAAATAGATAATCATAAGGTAAATCTGTGAAAATGGTATTA
Proteins encoded:
- the LOC143058115 gene encoding uncharacterized protein LOC143058115: MTMEEIRKVYMHIKEKKPAQSWEIINESINKGSFDVKINALYDWKKSTPNASFKQIQRSLTVEDIDIHKLCQVSREVQKEFDQPKEKLRIRPSSSITKLLPDHIGIQTFQLGIELGLSVVEMQHIAMNHITNLRGQTEEVLNKWRKLSESTYEVLVKALHRLDLSSVLSYITYEEGLEEIVEVGLEEKVEVGLEEKVEVGLEEKIEVGLAEHIGIELEEQVKERIIQDIDISQTLDYMMSRLVISSDDRRSIEHHVRQDDQNKALLEVVNKRGELTYTVFVDALWKSGYTDLANELKSDSEEKGSNEAIEKPQMKVALLLSE